One stretch of Pseudomonas fragi DNA includes these proteins:
- a CDS encoding NCS2 family permease, whose product MLERLFQLKAHNTNVRTEILAGITTFLAMAYILFVNPSILGETGMDKGAVFVATCLAAAIGSAVMGIIANYPIALAPGMGLNAFFTYTVVLHMGHTWQVALGAVFISAVLFFLLSIFRIREWIINSIPLPLRSAIAAGIGLFLALIALGNAGIVVANKATLVGMGDLAQPKVILASLGFALIVALEAMKVRGAVLIGILAVTIASIAMGVTDFGGVMSMPPSLAPTFLQLDIKGALDIGLISVIFAFLFVDLFDNSGTLIGVAKRAGLMGKDGHMPKMGRALIADSTAAMAGSLLGTSTTTSYIESAAGVSAGGRTGLTAIVVGIMFLLALFFSPLAASVPAFATAPALMFVAVLMMSGLAEIDWEDITVAAPVVITALAMPFTYSIASGIAFGFISWTVIKLLSGRARELNAPLIILSILFVVKLGWFPA is encoded by the coding sequence ATGCTGGAAAGGCTGTTTCAACTCAAAGCACACAACACCAATGTGCGTACCGAGATTCTTGCGGGTATCACCACCTTCCTGGCGATGGCCTACATCCTGTTCGTGAACCCGAGCATCCTCGGCGAGACCGGCATGGACAAGGGCGCCGTATTTGTTGCCACCTGCCTGGCAGCGGCCATCGGCTCGGCGGTGATGGGCATCATTGCCAACTACCCGATTGCACTGGCACCGGGCATGGGCCTGAACGCCTTCTTCACCTACACCGTGGTCCTGCACATGGGCCATACCTGGCAAGTAGCGCTGGGTGCGGTGTTTATCTCGGCCGTGCTGTTCTTCCTGTTGTCGATCTTTCGCATCCGCGAATGGATCATCAACAGCATCCCGCTGCCGCTGCGCTCGGCCATTGCCGCCGGTATCGGCCTGTTTTTGGCTCTGATCGCCCTGGGTAACGCCGGCATCGTGGTTGCCAACAAGGCCACCCTGGTGGGCATGGGCGACCTGGCCCAGCCAAAAGTGATCCTCGCCTCCCTGGGCTTTGCCCTGATCGTGGCCCTTGAAGCGATGAAAGTGCGCGGCGCGGTGCTGATCGGCATCCTGGCCGTGACCATTGCCTCCATCGCCATGGGCGTGACCGATTTCGGTGGCGTGATGTCGATGCCGCCTTCGCTGGCTCCGACTTTCCTGCAACTGGACATCAAGGGTGCCTTGGACATCGGCCTGATCAGCGTGATCTTCGCCTTCCTGTTCGTTGACCTGTTCGACAACTCCGGCACCCTGATCGGCGTTGCCAAGCGCGCCGGCCTGATGGGCAAGGACGGCCACATGCCGAAAATGGGCCGCGCCCTGATCGCTGACAGCACTGCGGCCATGGCCGGTTCGCTGCTGGGTACTTCGACCACCACCAGCTACATCGAGTCGGCAGCGGGCGTGAGCGCCGGCGGTCGTACCGGCCTGACCGCCATCGTGGTCGGCATCATGTTCCTGCTGGCGCTGTTCTTCTCGCCATTGGCCGCCAGTGTTCCCGCCTTCGCCACCGCACCTGCGCTGATGTTCGTGGCCGTGCTGATGATGAGCGGCCTGGCCGAAATCGACTGGGAAGACATCACCGTGGCCGCCCCGGTGGTGATCACCGCCCTGGCCATGCCGTTCACCTACTCCATTGCCAGCGGCATCGCCTTCGGCTTTATTTCCTGGACCGTGATCAAGCTGCTGTCGGGCCGCGCCCGTGAACTGAATGCGCCGCTGATCATTCTGTCGATTCTGTTTGTGGTCAAGCTAGGTTGGTTTCCTGCATGA
- the cydB gene encoding cytochrome d ubiquinol oxidase subunit II — protein MGIDLPLIWAIIIIFGIMMYVVMDGFDLGIGILFPFIKGEKDRDVMMNTVAPVWDGNETWLVLGGAALFGAFPLAYSVVLSALYLPLILMLMGLIFRGVAFEFRFKARPEKRHIWDKSFIGGSLVATFFQGVALGAFIDGLPVVNRQYAGGGLDWLSPFTVFCGIALIVAYALLGCTWLIMKTEGELQERMHKLGRPLALAVLALMGVVSLWTPLAHTDIAARWFTLPNLFWFLPVPILVLVTMYGLIKAIARKAHYTPFLLTLVLIFLGYSGLGISLWPNIIPPSISIWDAAAPPQSQGFMLVGTLFIIPFILGYTFWSYYVFRGKVTHEDGYH, from the coding sequence ATGGGTATTGATCTGCCACTTATCTGGGCAATCATCATCATCTTCGGGATCATGATGTATGTGGTCATGGACGGTTTCGACCTCGGGATCGGCATCCTCTTCCCCTTTATCAAGGGTGAGAAAGACCGCGATGTGATGATGAACACGGTCGCCCCTGTCTGGGACGGTAACGAAACCTGGCTGGTACTGGGCGGTGCAGCGCTGTTTGGCGCCTTCCCGCTGGCCTATTCGGTAGTGTTGTCGGCGTTGTACCTGCCGCTGATCCTGATGCTGATGGGCCTGATCTTCCGCGGCGTGGCCTTTGAGTTCCGCTTCAAGGCGCGCCCGGAAAAACGCCATATCTGGGACAAGTCCTTTATTGGCGGTTCGCTGGTGGCTACGTTCTTCCAGGGCGTGGCGCTGGGGGCCTTTATTGATGGCCTGCCGGTCGTCAATCGCCAGTACGCCGGTGGCGGGCTGGACTGGCTGTCACCGTTCACGGTGTTCTGCGGTATTGCCCTGATCGTGGCTTACGCCTTGCTCGGCTGCACCTGGCTGATCATGAAGACCGAAGGCGAGCTGCAAGAGCGCATGCACAAGCTGGGTCGTCCGTTGGCACTGGCCGTGCTGGCATTGATGGGTGTCGTCAGCCTGTGGACGCCGCTGGCGCACACTGACATTGCAGCTCGCTGGTTTACCCTGCCGAACCTGTTCTGGTTCCTGCCGGTACCGATCCTGGTGCTGGTAACCATGTACGGTTTGATCAAGGCAATCGCGCGCAAGGCTCACTACACACCGTTCCTGTTGACCCTGGTGCTGATCTTCCTGGGTTACAGCGGCCTGGGCATCAGCTTGTGGCCGAACATCATCCCGCCTTCGATCTCGATCTGGGATGCGGCAGCACCGCCGCAAAGCCAGGGCTTCATGCTGGTGGGTACGCTGTTTATCATCCCGTTCATTCTGGGTTACACCTTCTGGAGCTACTACGTGTTCCGCGGCAAGGTCACCCACGAAGACGGTTATCACTAG
- a CDS encoding MFS transporter, with amino-acid sequence MTSQPLLLRRHRPFVAFWFARIFTASAFQMLTVAIGWNLYQLTGNVMDLGWVGLIEFAPRLLFMLHTGHVADRYDRRRVAAVCQSLQAMIALTLAISSASDHITREMIFILAFLLGAARSFEMPATQALLPSIVPVELFPRAVAAAQAAQQSATIVAPAFGGLLYAFGSVWVYGPSVALYLIAALLMSTLPARQLPLNKAKATLDSLLAGIRFIRSRPDVLGAISLDLFAVLLGGATALLPVFAKDILLTGPWGLGMLRSAPAVGALLMSLWLARFPVERKVGRVMFTAVGVFGVATIAFGLSTSFWFSLAVLVVLGAADMISMVIRASFVQLETPDEMRGRVSAVNGLFIGASNQLGEFESGATAHWLGTVPAVVLGGVGTLVVTGLWIKLFPGLANRDRMVEEKSDLPPAA; translated from the coding sequence ATGACCAGCCAACCTCTTCTGCTTCGCCGTCATCGGCCATTTGTGGCCTTCTGGTTTGCCCGTATCTTTACCGCCAGTGCATTTCAAATGCTCACCGTGGCCATTGGCTGGAACCTCTACCAGCTCACCGGCAATGTGATGGACCTGGGTTGGGTGGGCTTGATCGAGTTCGCCCCGCGCCTGCTGTTTATGCTGCACACCGGGCATGTGGCCGACCGCTATGACCGGCGCCGAGTGGCTGCCGTGTGCCAGTCGCTACAGGCAATGATTGCCCTGACACTGGCCATCAGCAGTGCCAGCGACCATATCACCCGGGAAATGATCTTTATCCTCGCATTTTTGCTGGGTGCTGCCCGCTCCTTCGAAATGCCCGCCACCCAGGCGCTGCTGCCTTCGATTGTGCCGGTGGAACTGTTCCCGCGGGCCGTGGCGGCGGCACAGGCGGCGCAGCAATCGGCCACCATCGTTGCCCCGGCATTTGGTGGCCTGCTGTATGCGTTTGGCAGCGTGTGGGTATATGGCCCGAGCGTGGCGCTGTACCTGATTGCCGCCCTGTTGATGAGCACCCTGCCCGCCCGTCAGTTGCCGCTGAACAAGGCCAAGGCCACGCTGGACTCGCTGCTGGCGGGCATCCGCTTTATCCGCAGCCGCCCGGACGTGCTGGGGGCCATCTCCCTGGACCTGTTTGCCGTGCTGCTGGGCGGCGCCACGGCGCTGCTGCCGGTGTTTGCCAAGGACATTCTGCTGACCGGCCCCTGGGGCCTGGGCATGTTGCGCTCGGCACCGGCAGTCGGCGCCCTGCTGATGTCATTGTGGCTGGCCAGGTTCCCGGTGGAGCGCAAGGTGGGGCGCGTGATGTTTACCGCCGTGGGCGTATTCGGGGTCGCAACCATCGCGTTTGGCCTGTCGACCTCGTTCTGGTTCTCGTTAGCGGTGCTGGTGGTATTGGGCGCGGCAGACATGATCAGCATGGTGATCCGCGCCTCGTTTGTGCAACTGGAGACCCCGGACGAGATGCGTGGCCGGGTAAGCGCGGTCAATGGCCTGTTTATCGGTGCCTCCAACCAGCTGGGGGAATTTGAATCCGGGGCCACCGCCCACTGGCTGGGCACCGTGCCGGCCGTAGTGCTGGGCGGTGTCGGCACGCTGGTTGTTACCGGCCTGTGGATAAAACTGTTCCCGGGGCTGGCCAATCGGGACCGGATGGTGGAAGAAAAATCTGACTTGCCCCCTGCTGCGTAG
- a CDS encoding ferredoxin--NADP reductase, whose product MTASAEKFTQQTILDVTPLTPSLFTLRTTRDPGFRFRAGQFARLGVTKADGSTVWRAYSMVSSPHDEFLEFFSIVVPGGEFTSELNRLEIGDTLLVERQAFGFLTLDRFVDGRDLWLLATGTGIAPFLSILQDFEVWEKFERIVLVYSARHACELAYQELIAGLCSREYLAEYAHKLVYIPIVTREQVPGALNGRLTALIENGELEQAAGIALCSEYSRVMLCGNPQMIDDTRKLLKARNMQLSLSRRPGQVAVENYW is encoded by the coding sequence ATGACTGCCAGTGCAGAAAAATTCACCCAGCAGACGATCCTCGACGTCACGCCGCTGACGCCCAGCCTGTTCACCCTGCGTACCACACGCGATCCGGGCTTTCGCTTTCGCGCCGGGCAGTTCGCCAGGCTGGGGGTGACCAAGGCCGATGGCAGCACGGTGTGGCGCGCCTATTCAATGGTCTCGTCACCCCATGATGAGTTTCTGGAGTTTTTTTCGATCGTGGTGCCAGGCGGGGAATTTACCAGTGAACTCAATCGCCTGGAAATTGGCGACACCTTGCTGGTGGAGCGTCAGGCCTTCGGTTTTCTGACCCTGGACCGCTTTGTCGACGGCCGTGACCTGTGGTTGCTGGCCACCGGAACGGGTATTGCACCGTTTCTGTCGATCCTGCAGGATTTTGAAGTGTGGGAAAAATTCGAGCGTATCGTGCTGGTTTACAGCGCTCGCCATGCCTGCGAGCTGGCCTATCAGGAACTGATCGCCGGGTTATGCAGCCGTGAATACCTGGCCGAGTATGCGCACAAATTGGTCTATATACCGATTGTTACCCGGGAACAGGTTCCCGGTGCATTGAACGGGCGCCTTACTGCGCTGATTGAAAATGGCGAGCTTGAACAGGCTGCAGGCATTGCGCTCTGCAGTGAATACTCGCGGGTCATGTTGTGTGGTAACCCACAAATGATCGATGACACGCGCAAGTTGCTCAAGGCGCGCAACATGCAATTGAGTCTAAGCCGTCGGCCAGGACAAGTTGCAGTTGAGAACTATTGGTAG
- a CDS encoding cytochrome ubiquinol oxidase subunit I, translating to MFGLEALDLARIQFAFTVSFHILFPAITIGLASYLMVLEGMWLKTRDDTYRDLYHFWSKIFAVNFGMGVVSGLVMAYQFGTNWSRFSDFAGAVTGPLLTYEVLTAFFLEAGFLGVMLFGWNRVGRGMHFFSTVMVAIGTLISTFWILASNSWMQTPQGFEIIDGRVIPVDWLAVIFNPSFPYRLAHMATAAFVATAFFVGASAAWHLLRGRNTPAIRRMFSMAMWMALVVAPVQAFIGDAHGLNTLEYQPVKIAAIEGHWENKPGEPTPLILFGIPNMKTETTDYKIEVPYLGSLILTHSLDKQIPAMKDYPAADRPNSTIVFFTFRIMVALGMLMIFIGLWSVWLRKRGTLYENRWFLRLVLWMGPSGLIAILAGWFTTEIGRQPWVVYGLMRTADASSNHSVTQMSITLVMFVLVYFSLFGVGLGYMMRLVRKGPITHEGDDDTHGGPGQQRTPARPLSAAHEGTDEGHSDSLTKGN from the coding sequence ATGTTCGGTTTGGAGGCTCTCGATCTCGCCCGAATTCAGTTCGCGTTTACCGTGTCGTTCCACATTCTTTTTCCCGCCATTACCATCGGTCTCGCCAGTTATCTGATGGTGCTCGAAGGCATGTGGCTGAAAACCCGTGACGACACTTACCGCGATCTGTACCACTTTTGGTCGAAGATATTCGCCGTCAACTTTGGCATGGGCGTAGTGTCGGGCCTGGTCATGGCCTATCAGTTCGGGACCAACTGGTCGAGGTTCTCGGACTTCGCCGGTGCAGTCACCGGGCCACTACTGACCTATGAAGTACTCACCGCATTCTTCCTTGAAGCAGGCTTTCTGGGGGTCATGTTGTTTGGCTGGAACCGCGTCGGTCGCGGGATGCACTTTTTCTCGACCGTCATGGTGGCCATCGGCACGCTGATTTCGACCTTCTGGATCCTGGCCTCCAACAGCTGGATGCAGACCCCGCAAGGTTTCGAAATCATTGATGGCCGGGTTATTCCGGTGGACTGGCTGGCGGTGATTTTCAACCCGTCGTTCCCCTACCGCCTGGCCCACATGGCCACGGCTGCCTTTGTCGCCACGGCGTTCTTCGTCGGTGCTTCGGCCGCCTGGCACCTGTTGCGCGGTCGCAACACGCCGGCCATTCGTCGCATGTTTTCGATGGCGATGTGGATGGCCCTGGTGGTTGCGCCGGTGCAGGCCTTTATCGGTGATGCCCACGGGTTGAATACCCTTGAGTACCAGCCGGTGAAAATCGCCGCGATCGAAGGCCACTGGGAAAACAAACCGGGTGAGCCAACGCCGCTGATCCTGTTCGGCATTCCCAACATGAAAACCGAGACCACGGACTACAAGATCGAGGTGCCGTACCTGGGCAGCCTGATCCTGACCCATAGCCTGGACAAGCAAATCCCGGCGATGAAGGACTACCCGGCAGCGGATCGCCCGAACTCGACCATCGTGTTCTTTACCTTCCGCATCATGGTTGCGCTGGGCATGCTGATGATCTTTATCGGCCTGTGGAGTGTGTGGCTGCGCAAACGTGGCACGTTGTACGAGAACCGCTGGTTCCTGCGCCTGGTGCTGTGGATGGGGCCATCGGGCCTGATCGCGATCCTCGCGGGCTGGTTCACCACCGAGATTGGTCGTCAACCGTGGGTGGTCTACGGGCTGATGCGCACTGCTGATGCTTCGTCCAACCATAGCGTCACGCAAATGAGCATCACGCTGGTCATGTTCGTACTGGTGTATTTCTCGCTGTTCGGTGTGGGTCTGGGCTACATGATGCGTCTGGTACGCAAGGGCCCGATCACTCACGAAGGCGATGACGACACCCACGGTGGCCCAGGCCAGCAACGCACGCCTGCCCGTCCTCTGTCTGCGGCCCATGAGGGTACAGATGAAGGCCACAGCGACAGCCTGACTAAGGGGAATTGA
- a CDS encoding methyltransferase, translated as MPVLESPFAQLRLIRQPEQQNEPLQAFDAADEYLLNHLAEQALPANSRVLVLNDSFGALAVSLVGTLQVTSSSDSFLAMQALEKNLVRNGHAYDAVSIIPASEPLIGPFDCVLVRVPKTLALLEEQLIRLQGQLAPGAQVIAGAMVKHLPRAAGDLLERYIGPMHASLAVKKARLLIATAQGLGPFTSPYPTRYKLDRPAIELLNHANVFCREDLDIGTRAFLPHLPKNLGSARVADLGCGNGVLAIASALANPQAQYTLVDESFMAVQSARENWQAALGDREVTVRADDGLASQAPDSLDVVLCNPPFHQQQVVGDFLAWRMFQQAREALVVGGALYIVGNRHLGYHSKLAKLFRGVEQVAATPKFVILKARK; from the coding sequence ATGCCCGTGCTAGAAAGCCCTTTCGCCCAACTTCGTCTGATCCGCCAACCCGAGCAGCAAAATGAGCCCTTGCAGGCCTTTGATGCGGCGGATGAGTATTTGCTTAATCACTTGGCCGAACAGGCGCTGCCCGCAAATAGCCGGGTGCTGGTGCTCAATGACAGTTTTGGAGCCTTGGCGGTCAGCCTGGTCGGGACCCTGCAGGTCACCAGCAGCAGTGACTCTTTCCTGGCCATGCAAGCACTGGAAAAAAACCTGGTGCGCAATGGTCATGCTTACGATGCGGTCTCGATCATCCCGGCCAGCGAGCCGCTTATCGGTCCTTTCGACTGTGTGCTGGTGCGCGTACCGAAAACCCTGGCGTTGCTTGAAGAGCAGCTGATCCGCCTGCAAGGCCAACTGGCTCCGGGCGCCCAAGTGATCGCGGGGGCGATGGTCAAACACCTGCCTCGCGCCGCTGGCGACCTGCTGGAACGCTATATCGGTCCGATGCACGCGTCTCTGGCGGTCAAGAAGGCCCGCCTGCTGATCGCCACTGCACAGGGCCTGGGGCCCTTTACCTCGCCGTACCCTACCCGCTACAAGCTGGACAGGCCGGCCATCGAGCTGCTCAACCACGCCAACGTGTTCTGCCGCGAAGACCTGGATATCGGCACCCGGGCGTTCCTGCCGCACCTGCCGAAAAACCTGGGCTCGGCCCGGGTCGCCGACCTGGGCTGTGGCAACGGGGTGCTGGCCATTGCCAGTGCCCTGGCCAACCCGCAGGCACAGTACACGCTGGTCGATGAGTCATTTATGGCCGTGCAGTCTGCGCGTGAAAACTGGCAGGCGGCGCTGGGTGATCGTGAAGTGACTGTGCGGGCTGATGACGGGCTGGCAAGCCAGGCGCCGGACTCACTGGACGTGGTGCTGTGCAACCCGCCGTTTCACCAGCAACAAGTGGTGGGGGACTTTCTGGCCTGGCGCATGTTCCAGCAAGCGCGTGAAGCGCTGGTCGTGGGCGGCGCACTGTATATCGTCGGTAACCGCCATCTGGGCTATCACAGCAAGCTGGCCAAGCTGTTCCGCGGCGTCGAGCAAGTGGCCGCTACACCCAAGTTTGTGATCCTGAAGGCGCGCAAGTAA
- a CDS encoding DUF2474 domain-containing protein, with the protein MAGKDYLHDVQECEKKPLWQRIGWLLVIWTGSVATLAVFAWLIRMFMTAAGMKSH; encoded by the coding sequence ATGGCTGGCAAGGATTATCTACACGACGTGCAAGAGTGCGAAAAGAAGCCTTTATGGCAACGCATAGGCTGGCTGCTGGTGATCTGGACCGGCAGTGTGGCCACCCTGGCAGTATTTGCCTGGCTGATCCGCATGTTTATGACGGCGGCAGGCATGAAAAGCCACTGA
- a CDS encoding helix-turn-helix transcriptional regulator, with product MTSHHLISQTPPVVCRSEAELCSDTLKRIEEYGFDFFFFRMIPRLGNITTNSKVITNYPNDYVERYEKGAFTHKNPLVNHCQLSIAPILWSSEIFREAPDQWKATQTFGLTYGWSQSVHDPNGVVSMLSLARSSHPVTEGEFSEKAAKVLWLCNQLHSAMLERCHLHHRLEIHIIRLSCRELEVLKWTADGKIASDIGMILGLSTRTVNFHISSAMKKLGANNKTSAVVMAAKLGLL from the coding sequence ATGACTTCACATCATTTAATCAGCCAAACTCCCCCTGTTGTTTGCAGAAGCGAAGCGGAACTTTGTTCAGATACACTCAAACGGATAGAAGAGTACGGCTTTGACTTTTTTTTCTTTCGAATGATCCCTCGACTTGGAAATATCACAACGAATAGCAAAGTAATAACAAACTATCCAAATGATTATGTAGAGCGGTATGAAAAAGGTGCTTTCACCCATAAGAACCCACTTGTAAACCACTGCCAACTGTCGATCGCGCCCATCCTCTGGAGCAGCGAGATCTTTCGCGAAGCCCCAGATCAATGGAAAGCCACGCAAACCTTCGGGCTGACGTATGGATGGTCGCAGTCGGTGCACGACCCCAATGGTGTAGTGAGCATGCTGAGCCTTGCCAGAAGCAGCCATCCGGTGACCGAAGGCGAATTTTCCGAGAAAGCCGCAAAAGTATTGTGGCTCTGCAACCAGCTGCACAGTGCCATGCTCGAACGCTGCCACCTGCATCACCGGCTGGAGATTCATATCATCCGCCTATCGTGCCGCGAGCTGGAGGTATTGAAGTGGACTGCCGACGGTAAAATCGCCTCCGATATCGGCATGATCCTGGGCCTGAGCACCCGGACCGTGAACTTCCATATCAGCAGCGCCATGAAAAAACTGGGTGCCAACAACAAAACCTCCGCAGTGGTCATGGCAGCCAAGTTAGGCCTGTTGTAA
- the mscL gene encoding large-conductance mechanosensitive channel protein MscL: MGVISEFKAFAVKGNVVDMAVGIIIGAAFGKIVSSFVGDVVMPPLGLLIGGVDFSDLAITLKAAAGDAPAVVVAYGKFIQSVIDFIIVAFAIFMGVKAINRLKREEAVAPSAPPLPSKEEELLGEIRDLLKVQNNRP, encoded by the coding sequence ATGGGCGTGATAAGTGAGTTCAAGGCCTTCGCGGTCAAAGGGAACGTGGTCGATATGGCCGTCGGTATTATCATCGGCGCGGCATTCGGCAAAATCGTTTCGTCCTTTGTGGGGGACGTTGTCATGCCACCGCTGGGGTTGTTGATTGGCGGGGTGGACTTCAGTGACCTGGCCATTACCCTGAAAGCCGCAGCTGGCGATGCGCCAGCAGTGGTGGTGGCCTACGGCAAATTCATCCAGAGCGTGATCGACTTTATTATCGTCGCGTTCGCTATCTTTATGGGTGTAAAGGCAATCAACCGCCTGAAACGCGAAGAGGCAGTCGCTCCGAGCGCACCGCCACTGCCTTCCAAAGAAGAAGAACTACTGGGCGAAATTCGCGACTTGCTCAAAGTTCAGAATAACCGGCCATAA
- a CDS encoding DUF4879 domain-containing protein: MKHFIKHLSVCFGLFLSAAVSAAPAMPLSTLEILKVASVSCAVEDVSDGREQTRCDHNGPHIKVYVLERGYGGQPNVTLDGQEVDGVRAPVCNQGEGLVACNGAGTTVGHVYTFDLGNKDGGWFQFSNSSLVPPHNRLSVRLYIR; this comes from the coding sequence ATGAAGCACTTCATCAAACATCTATCAGTCTGTTTTGGCCTTTTCCTGAGTGCTGCCGTCAGTGCCGCGCCGGCAATGCCCTTGAGTACCCTGGAAATTCTCAAGGTAGCGTCTGTTTCGTGCGCTGTAGAGGATGTATCGGATGGCCGCGAGCAGACCCGCTGCGATCATAACGGCCCGCATATCAAGGTGTATGTGCTGGAGCGCGGCTACGGCGGCCAGCCCAATGTGACCCTCGACGGCCAGGAAGTGGACGGCGTGCGGGCGCCGGTGTGCAATCAGGGCGAGGGGCTGGTGGCCTGCAACGGGGCAGGCACCACGGTGGGGCATGTGTATACCTTTGACCTGGGTAACAAGGACGGCGGCTGGTTCCAGTTCAGTAACAGCTCACTGGTACCACCGCACAACCGGCTGAGTGTGCGGCTATATATAAGGTAG